One segment of Rhipicephalus sanguineus isolate Rsan-2018 chromosome 6, BIME_Rsan_1.4, whole genome shotgun sequence DNA contains the following:
- the LOC119397344 gene encoding uncharacterized protein LOC119397344 has translation MDKLKAKRTSRRSLNSRIINEASALLRNDSATHEQLDSIYERLKTNNDELNKINNELESVITDEDFQSEYETILEYEDNATRILAELISRRNRISSTPAEEGSGSGPATNVIATPSERTGAKLPKLTIAPFSGDVCKWTEFWEQFLQIVHNNVTLTTTEKFHYLRQFLKGDAASAVAGLPTTEACYKDAVDLLQKRFGDKTRQEQEYFARLRQLTPVRASGDTRALRQLYDHVLVNIRGLESLGVQRSSFSSMLCDVILRALPRDVVVLYHRTCAAQAENDAADNAGLDGLLKLLSVELESLEKSDYKDSSGRDSGAQHVATQPARSRPWKQPTSSVLHTKSTRDYQHYNEMCAFCSSKQHSTEACPTGMSLT, from the coding sequence ATGGACAAGCTCAAGGCGAAGCGGACTTCACGACGATCTTTGAACAGCCGGATCATCAATGAGGCAAGTGCCCTACTTCGCAACGACTCCGCAACGCATGAGCAGCTCGATTCCATCTACGAGAGGCTCAAAACGAACAACGATGAGTTGAACAAGATCAACAACGAATTAGAGAGCGTCATCACGGACGAGGACTTCCAATCCGAGTACGAAACAATTTTAGAGTATGAAGACAACGCGACGCGCATTCTCGCCGAGCTCATAAGCCGTCGGAACCGCATTTCAAGCACACCAGCAGAAGAGGGATCGGGGTCGGGGCCGGCTACAAATGTGATCGCTACACCATCAGAGAGGACGGGAGCCAAGCTGCCGAAGCTCACGATCGCGCCCTTTTCTGGCGATGTGTGTAAATGGACGGAGTTCTGGGAGCAGTTTCTCCAGATTGTCCACAACAACGTCACCCTGACTACGACGGAGAAATTCCACTATCTGCGACAGTTTTTAAAAGGAGACGCTGCCTCAGCGGTGGCCGGTCTTCCAACGACTGAAGCATGCTATAAGGACGCTGTAGACCTACTACAGAAGCGCTTCGGGGACAAGACCCGCCAAGAGCAGGAATACTTTGCAAGATTGCGTCAGCTGACTCCTGTTCGAGCATCTGGTGATACAAGAGCCCTCCGACAACTCTACGACCACGTGCTCGTGAACATCCGAGGACTGGAGTCACTGGGTGTGCAGCGGTCTTCATTTTCGTCGATGCTCTGCGACGTCATACTTAGAGCATTACCCCGAGACGTCGTGGTCCTGTATCACCGTACCTGTGCCGCACAAGCTGAGAATGATGCCGCGGACAACGCAGGGCTGGACGGTCTCCTGAAGCTCCTTTCGGTCGAACTGGAGAGTTTGGAAAAAAGCGACTATAAGGATAGCAGCGGACGAGACAGCGGGGCTCAACATGTGGCGACCCAGCCAGCCCGTAGTCGGCCTTGGAAGCAGCCTACGTCATCTGTTCTCCATACGAAATCGACTCGTGATTATCAGCACTACAACGAGATGTGTGCGTTCTGTTCATCCAAGCAGCACTCCACGGAAGCGTGTCCTACCGGCATGTCCCTGACGTAA